From the genome of Chroicocephalus ridibundus chromosome 1, bChrRid1.1, whole genome shotgun sequence, one region includes:
- the MRPL39 gene encoding large ribosomal subunit protein mL39, whose product MAARWAARCLRGGLRGRRFISTPAVSRLTSEEVIRMRNDLFTKEKERQLSLYPRIEKIEVKYTGKSHPGTVFVMNKALSTPYNCAMHLSEWHCKKSVLALVDGEVWDMYRPLTKSCEIQFLTFKDEDPEEVNKAYWRSCAMIMACVLKRAFKDEYSVNLIKAPEVPVISGAFCYDVILDNRLNDWKPTNDNFRSLTRDAGKLIHKDLPFETLHAEAKVAREMFQHNRYKMEMIEQKASQNMEGIVTLHRFGDFVDISEGPHIPRTSFCFQYEITAAHNLQTKQSELIRRFQGVSLPVHLKAHHTVWHKLLARSKRLVTEEEYLKAAAECHEAKGVTEDGKTVSI is encoded by the exons ATGGCGGCGCGCTGGGCAGCCCGCTGCCTGCGGGGCGGGCTTCGGGGACGCC GGTTCATCTCCACACCAGCTGTTTCTCGACTGACATCAGAGGAAGTGATTCGGATGCGTAACGATCTCTTTACCAAGGAGAAAGAGAGGCAGTTATCTCTGTATCCACGAATTGAGAAAATCGAAGTAAAATACACTGGGAAGTCTCACCCCGGCACTGTATTTGTGATGAACAAAGCTTTGTCAACTCCCTACAATTGTGCCATGC aCTTAAGTGAATGGCATTGCAAGAAATCTGTTCTAGCTCTTGTGGATGGTGAAGTCTGGGATATGTATAGACCCTTGACCAAATCATGTGAAATTCAGTTCCTTACTTTCAAAGATGAAGATCCAGAGGAGGTGAACAAG GCCTATTGGCGTTCCTGTGCCATGATCATGGCATGTGTGTTAAAGCGGGCGTTCAAAGATGAGTACTCAGTGAATCTGATTAAAGCCCCAGAAGTGCCAG TGATCTCTGGAGCTTTCTGTTATGATGTAATTTTGGACAATAGACTCAATGACTGGAAACCAACAAAC GACAACTTCCGTTCTCTTACAAGGGATGCTGGAAAGCTAATTCATAAAGACCTGCCATTTGAAACACTACATGCTGAAGCAAAAGTAGCACGTGAAATGTTTCAACACAACAG ATACAAAATGGAGATGATAGAACAAAAAGCTTCCCAGAATATGGAAGGAATTGTAACGTTACATAG gTTTGGTGACTTTGTAGATATTAGTGAAGGCCCTCATATTCCAAGGACAAGTTTCTGTTTCCAGTATGAGATAACAGCAGCCCATAATCTTCAGACTAAACAATCTGAATTGATAAGGAGGTTCCAGGGTGTGTCCCTGCCAGTCCATTTGAAG GCTCACCACACCGTGTGGCATAAACTACTGGCAAGATCGAAGAGGCTG GTCACTGAAGAAGAGTatttgaaagcagcagcagaatgtcATGAGGCAAAAGGTGTAACTGAAGATGGAAAAACTGTATccatttaa